In Topomyia yanbarensis strain Yona2022 chromosome 2, ASM3024719v1, whole genome shotgun sequence, one DNA window encodes the following:
- the LOC131681763 gene encoding geranylgeranyl transferase type-1 subunit beta: protein MDSATAADGEELEILRHAKYFGRFLTILPARLASHDSTRVTIAFFAVSGLDVLDALYLISDSFRSDIINWIYNLQVIPKPGARPCGGIQGSSTLNIANPPECCGLDVYRWGHLAITYTGIAVLAALGDDFSRLNRKAIIEGVAAVQREDGSFSATIEGSEHDMRFVYCAAAICAMLNDWGKVDKRKMADYIVKSIRYDYGISQHYEMESHGGTTFCAIAALQLSGQLDILEPVVKEKIIRWLIFRQEDGFQGRPNKPVDTCYSFWIGATLKILDAFELTNYKSNRDYVFSTQDKTVGGFSKWPGSHTDPFHTYFGICGLSFLQEPGLLPVVPSLNISQRAFERLKQLHAVWDLEAQSDVRVNIE, encoded by the exons ATGGATAGTGCAACAGCAGCCGACGGTGAAGAGCTTGAAATTTTGCGACATGCCAAATACTTTGGTCGGTTTCTGACTATACTTCCTGCCCGGCTTGCATCACATGATTCGACCAG GGTTACGATTGCATTCTTCGCTGTAAGTGGATTGGATGTCCTGGATGCGTTGTATTTAATTTCCGACTCATTTAGGTCAGATATCATTAATTGGATATACAATTTACAAGTCATTCCAAAACCTGGTGCCAGGCCGTGTGGAGGGATTCAG GGATCAAGTACTCTGAACATTGCCAATCCTCCAGAATGCTGCGGACTGGATGTATATCGGTGGGGTCATTTGGCTATAACGTACACAGGGATTGCAGTACTGGCAGCACTCGGTGATGATTTTTCACGCCTTAACAGAAAGGCTATCATTGAAGGAGTGGCCGCTGTGCAACGGGAAGACGGAAGCTTCAGTGCCACAATCGAAGGTAGCGAGCACGATATGCGGTTTGTGTATTGTGCGGCAGCTATCTGTGCCATGTTGAACGATTGGGGTAAGGTGGATAAGCGGAAAATGGCAGACTACATAGTGAAGAGTATT CGCTACGACTACGGTATTAGTCAACACTACGAGATGGAGTCGCATGGAGGGACCACATTCTGTGCAATAGCCGCCTTGCAATTGAGTGGCCAGCTAGACATTCTGGAACCGGtggtgaaagaaaaaataatacgGTGGCTCATTTTCCGCCAGGAGGATGGCTTCCAGGGTCGTCCCAACAAACCGGTGGATACGTGCTATTCGTTCTGGATAGGAGCAACACTGAAAATTCTCGATGCATTCGAATTGACCAACTACAAATCTAATCGCGACTATGTCTTTTCGACACAGGACAAAACCGTAGGAGGTTTCTCGAAATGGCCCGGTTCTCATACTGATCCGTTTCATACGTATTTCGGTATTTGCGGACTAAGCTTTCTGCAGGAGCCCGGTTTGCTTCCAGTGGTGCCAAGTCTGAACATATCACAACGAGCCTTCGAACGACTGAAACAGTTGCATGCGGTGTGGGATCTAGAAGCGCAGTCTGATGTGCGAGTGAACATTGAGTAA
- the LOC131681765 gene encoding large ribosomal subunit protein uL24m, translated as MRLTSAFWKIGDISKKFSNLPDTYIKRSMEQVYWKTPRGKPQYLPRTVERKKYRFTTNRPWTGQFRQQNMPGTIRKKVFVEPVANWSFFKGDRVEVLVGKDKGKQGIVNQVIQERNWVIVGGLNCHHRKVAEEKDYPGIVIKSEAPLLVTHQVRLVDPSDLLGTGIEWRYTEDGEKVRVSTRTGRIIPIPQTNEETHDYKSKSVYVERPKDTLADVVKEITFKPALRTFEMDIMQEMGIEEERIPKKTFWY; from the exons ATGAGGCTTACAAGTGCGTTTTGGAAAATTGGTGATATTtctaaaaagttttcaaatcTTCCTGATACCTATATAAAACGAAGCATGGAACAA GTATACTGGAAAACGCCTCGCGGCAAACCTCAGTATCTTCCTCGTACAGTTGAACGTAAAAAGTATCGCTTTACTACCAATCGTCCCTGGACTGGCCAGTTTCGACAGCAAAACATGCCTGGCACTATCCGGAAAAAAGTATTCGTTGAACCAGTAGCAAATTGGTCATTTTTCAAGGGAGACCGTGTCGAAGTACTCGTCGGAAAAGACAAAGGTAAACAGGGTATTGTGAACCAGGTAATTCAAGAACGAAATTGGGTCATCGTGGGCGGATTGAATTGCCACCATCGAAAGGTAGCTGAAGAAAAGGATTACCCGGGAATCGTGATTAAATCCGAAGCCCCTCTGCTAGTCACTCATCAGGTTCGATTGGTGGACCCGTCGGACTTGTTGGGTACTGGTATCGAGTGGCGGTACACTGAAGACGGGGAAAAGGTTCGTGTATCCACCCGAACTGGACGAATTATTCCAATACCACAAACTAACGAGGAGACGCATGACTATAAATCTAAGAGTGTATATGTAGAACGTCCTAAAGATACGTTGGCAGATGTGGTTAAAGAGATTACCTTTAAACCGGCGTTGCGCACATTTGAGATGGATATCATGCAAGAGATGGGTATTGAGGAGGAAAGGATACCAAAGAAGACCTTCTGGTATTAG